The Pseudolabrys sp. FHR47 genome contains a region encoding:
- a CDS encoding molybdopterin-binding protein → MAAASETLQTISKLTPLSEVTAMVDLRVKPVTPRTLDVAAAAGRALAVDAMGAARPSSSLALVDGWALAADATLGAGPYAPMPLIHPPQRIETGQVLPPDADSVASLDAVKITNGFAEALATINPGDGVLPAGGDNDPDIPLRRAGERLRMTDLAAFTAVGLSRIAVREPRIRVLPLRGTTIVGAAARLLASDIERRGGAAKLDDPARDLGTVLASESADAIVVIGGTGSGRNDTSVHTMARDCELAVHGMAIAPGETAALGFAGPRPLLLLPGRLDAALSVWLAVGRRIQDRLAGVPGGERQPYRILTLSRKISSTVGLVEIVPVRRVQDTVEPLASKYLPLSALTRSDGWVMVPAESEGYAEGSAVQVRPWP, encoded by the coding sequence ATGGCGGCCGCTTCGGAGACCCTCCAGACAATTTCGAAGCTGACGCCATTGTCCGAGGTCACGGCAATGGTCGATCTCCGCGTCAAGCCGGTGACCCCGCGCACCCTCGACGTCGCCGCCGCGGCCGGTCGCGCACTCGCGGTCGATGCCATGGGCGCGGCGCGGCCGTCGTCCTCGCTCGCGCTCGTCGACGGCTGGGCGCTCGCCGCCGATGCCACGCTCGGCGCCGGGCCTTACGCGCCGATGCCACTGATCCACCCCCCGCAACGCATCGAGACAGGGCAGGTTCTGCCGCCGGACGCGGACAGCGTCGCGTCTCTCGACGCAGTGAAGATCACGAACGGATTTGCCGAAGCGCTCGCCACCATCAATCCGGGCGATGGCGTGTTGCCGGCCGGCGGCGACAACGACCCGGATATTCCGTTGCGCCGCGCCGGCGAGCGTCTGCGCATGACCGATCTTGCCGCATTCACCGCCGTCGGTCTGTCGCGCATCGCGGTGCGTGAGCCGCGCATCCGCGTGCTGCCGCTGCGCGGCACCACCATCGTCGGCGCCGCGGCGCGGCTGCTGGCGAGCGATATCGAGCGTCGCGGCGGCGCTGCCAAACTCGACGATCCCGCCCGCGATCTCGGCACCGTGCTCGCATCCGAATCGGCCGACGCCATTGTCGTCATCGGCGGCACCGGTTCGGGCCGCAACGACACGAGCGTTCATACGATGGCGCGCGATTGCGAACTCGCGGTGCATGGCATGGCGATTGCGCCTGGCGAAACCGCCGCGCTCGGTTTCGCCGGCCCGCGGCCGTTGTTGCTGTTGCCGGGACGGCTCGACGCGGCCCTGAGCGTTTGGCTCGCGGTTGGGCGTCGCATTCAGGATCGCCTCGCCGGAGTGCCGGGCGGCGAGCGCCAGCCGTACAGAATACTCACCTTGTCGCGCAAGATATCGTCCACCGTCGGCCTCGTCGAAATCGTGCCGGTGCGCCGTGTGCAGGATACGGTTGAGCCGCTGGCGTCGAAATATTTGCCGCTGTCGGCACTGACGCGCTCGGACGGCTGGGTCATGGTGCCGGCGGAAAGCGAAGGCTATGCGGAGGGCTCCGCGGTTCAGGTGAGGCCGTGGCCATGA
- a CDS encoding molybdopterin biosynthesis protein → MSDIGSRRQDDSDLIRRVRAAARQEQFLEVVSAEEARARFEKHIELKPLDSERVTLAEALNRILAHDVVAATDAPPFDRANVDGFALRAADTIGASDMAPKILTLNAEVIACGDSPTIEVMPGTGTTIATGGVVPRGADAVVMIEQTELIAEGAPRIELRRAATPGQFISYAGSDIARGETLLRKGVRIGSREIGMLAASGLAHVDVVRRPRVAVISTGDELVPPGESLKPAGIYDSNGAIIAAAVVEAGGEAVPFGAVPDDKAALDKAVREALASCDMVVLSAGTSKGAGDLSHAVVAGLGAPGILVHGVALKPGKPLCLGVVGTTPFAVLPGFPTSAIFTFHAFVAPVIRALAGLPPEAAQTIEARVPVRIASELGRKEFVLVSLVEGDDGPVAFPTGKGSGAVTSFSQADGFIEIDALAGALDADTHVRVTLIGAGAAAPDVTIMGSHDVALDVVVGALAERGFSARTLAVGSLGGVAAATRGQCDIAPVHLIDPRSGDYNKHLVTPDLSLVPGWKRMQGIVYRAGDKRFDGRSAAEAIKAALVDAGILMVNRNAGAGTRVLIDRLLGGAKPPGYANQPKSHNAVAAAIAQGRADWGVAIEPVAKMYGLGFVPVAPEHYDFLVVESRKARPAVQAFLAALRDETTRARIRAIGMEPAA, encoded by the coding sequence ATGAGCGATATCGGAAGCCGCAGGCAGGACGACAGCGATTTGATCAGGCGCGTGCGCGCGGCGGCGCGGCAGGAGCAGTTTCTCGAAGTTGTCTCCGCCGAAGAAGCGCGTGCGCGCTTCGAGAAGCACATCGAACTCAAGCCGCTCGACTCCGAGCGCGTCACGCTGGCCGAGGCGCTGAACCGCATTCTGGCGCATGATGTCGTCGCCGCGACCGACGCACCGCCATTCGACCGCGCCAATGTCGATGGCTTTGCGCTGCGCGCAGCCGACACTATCGGCGCCAGCGATATGGCGCCGAAGATCCTGACGTTGAATGCCGAAGTGATCGCCTGCGGCGACAGCCCGACGATCGAGGTGATGCCCGGCACGGGAACGACGATCGCGACCGGCGGCGTGGTGCCGCGCGGCGCCGATGCGGTCGTCATGATCGAACAGACCGAATTGATAGCCGAGGGCGCGCCGCGCATCGAACTGCGCCGCGCTGCGACGCCGGGACAGTTCATCTCCTATGCCGGCTCCGACATCGCGCGTGGCGAGACATTGCTGCGCAAGGGCGTGCGCATCGGTTCGCGCGAGATCGGCATGCTGGCCGCGAGCGGACTCGCGCATGTCGACGTCGTGCGCCGGCCGCGCGTTGCGGTGATCTCCACCGGCGACGAACTGGTGCCGCCGGGCGAATCGCTCAAGCCGGCGGGCATCTACGACTCCAATGGCGCCATCATTGCCGCGGCGGTGGTCGAGGCCGGCGGCGAAGCGGTGCCGTTTGGTGCCGTCCCCGACGACAAGGCGGCGCTCGACAAGGCGGTGCGTGAAGCGCTCGCCTCGTGCGACATGGTGGTGCTGTCGGCCGGCACGTCGAAAGGCGCGGGCGATCTGTCGCATGCCGTGGTGGCCGGGCTCGGTGCGCCGGGCATCCTCGTGCACGGCGTCGCGCTCAAGCCGGGCAAGCCTTTGTGTCTCGGCGTGGTCGGCACAACTCCTTTCGCCGTGCTGCCGGGTTTCCCGACCTCGGCGATCTTCACCTTTCACGCCTTCGTCGCGCCGGTGATCCGCGCGCTGGCCGGCCTGCCGCCGGAAGCGGCGCAAACCATCGAGGCGCGCGTGCCGGTGCGCATTGCGTCCGAACTCGGCCGCAAGGAGTTCGTGCTGGTGTCGCTGGTCGAAGGCGACGACGGGCCGGTGGCGTTCCCGACGGGCAAGGGCTCGGGCGCGGTGACCAGTTTTTCGCAAGCCGACGGCTTCATCGAGATCGATGCGCTGGCGGGCGCGCTCGATGCCGATACGCACGTGCGCGTGACGCTGATCGGCGCCGGCGCGGCCGCGCCCGACGTGACCATCATGGGCAGCCATGACGTCGCGCTCGATGTTGTGGTCGGCGCGCTGGCCGAGCGCGGCTTCTCGGCGCGCACGCTGGCGGTCGGCAGCCTTGGCGGCGTCGCGGCGGCGACCCGCGGCCAATGTGATATCGCGCCGGTGCATCTGATCGATCCACGCAGCGGCGACTACAACAAACACCTGGTCACGCCGGACTTGTCACTGGTGCCCGGCTGGAAACGCATGCAGGGCATCGTCTATCGCGCAGGCGACAAGCGCTTCGACGGCAGGAGCGCAGCCGAGGCGATCAAGGCGGCGCTGGTCGACGCCGGCATCCTGATGGTCAACCGCAATGCTGGCGCCGGCACGCGGGTCCTGATCGACCGGTTGCTCGGCGGGGCCAAGCCGCCGGGCTACGCCAACCAGCCGAAGTCGCACAACGCCGTCGCGGCGGCGATCGCCCAGGGCCGCGCCGACTGGGGCGTTGCCATCGAGCCGGTGGCGAAAATGTACGGTCTCGGCTTCGTCCCGGTCGCACCGGAACATTACGACTTCCTGGTCGTCGAAAGCCGCAAGGCGCGCCCGGCGGTCCAGGCGTTTCTCGCTGCACTGCGTGATGAGACGACCCGGGCCCGTATTCGCGCCATCGGCATGGAGCCGGCCGCGTAA
- a CDS encoding FAD-dependent oxidoreductase yields the protein MKIGVLGAGVVGLTTAWWLTEAGHEVVLIDRAAGPAAGASGANGAQLSYRYVAPMASPKMLMQLPGLLLPGENAIRMSLDLELVGWGLRFLKACTSAEVARTTAAQLALAELSRLELERLLGKVPIDFGLRTAGKLVIFRSASDFAAARPGPSDPARVLTPAECLALEPGLALNESDFVGGVYTESEQVGDCAAFCEQLFAKLKESNRVEVRMNTAIGRPVVQRQRMTGVETDHGVIEADQFVLSLGSGARAFAKSCGFNLPVYPVKGHSITVADDGQSPLTHSVTDYSRKIVYAPLPGATRIAGFADFQGYDATPSEARIAQLKEAAADTFDIDCFCDAEPWAGLRPMTPDSRAVIGPSPLAGLFLNTGQGMLGWTLACGSARLTADLIDGKKPACPAGSFDVRRF from the coding sequence ATGAAAATTGGCGTTCTGGGCGCCGGCGTGGTCGGGCTGACCACGGCCTGGTGGCTCACCGAGGCGGGGCACGAAGTTGTGCTGATCGACCGGGCGGCCGGCCCGGCGGCCGGCGCCAGTGGAGCCAATGGTGCGCAGTTGTCCTACCGCTACGTCGCGCCGATGGCCTCGCCGAAAATGCTGATGCAGTTGCCCGGGCTGCTGCTGCCCGGCGAGAACGCCATCCGGATGTCGCTCGACCTCGAACTGGTCGGCTGGGGCCTTCGTTTTCTCAAGGCCTGCACCAGTGCCGAAGTGGCGCGCACCACCGCGGCGCAACTGGCGCTGGCCGAACTGAGCCGGCTGGAGCTCGAGCGCCTGCTAGGCAAGGTGCCGATCGACTTCGGCCTGCGCACCGCCGGTAAGCTGGTGATCTTCCGTAGTGCCTCAGACTTCGCGGCAGCGAGGCCGGGCCCGAGCGATCCGGCCAGAGTGCTGACGCCGGCTGAATGCCTTGCCCTGGAACCGGGACTGGCGCTGAACGAAAGTGACTTCGTCGGTGGCGTTTATACCGAGTCGGAGCAGGTCGGCGACTGCGCCGCGTTTTGCGAGCAGCTCTTTGCCAAACTGAAAGAGAGCAACCGCGTCGAGGTGCGGATGAACACCGCGATCGGACGGCCGGTGGTGCAACGCCAGCGCATGACCGGCGTCGAAACCGACCATGGCGTTATCGAGGCCGATCAGTTCGTGCTGTCGCTCGGGTCTGGCGCCCGCGCTTTCGCGAAATCTTGTGGCTTCAATCTGCCTGTCTACCCGGTGAAGGGGCACTCGATCACCGTTGCCGATGACGGCCAATCGCCGCTGACGCACAGCGTCACCGATTACAGTCGCAAGATCGTCTATGCACCGCTGCCGGGCGCGACGCGCATTGCCGGCTTCGCCGACTTCCAGGGCTACGACGCGACGCCGTCCGAGGCACGTATCGCGCAGTTGAAGGAAGCGGCGGCCGACACCTTCGACATTGACTGCTTTTGCGATGCCGAGCCCTGGGCCGGCTTGCGGCCGATGACGCCGGACAGCCGGGCGGTGATCGGGCCATCACCGCTTGCCGGACTTTTTCTCAACACCGGGCAGGGCATGCTCGGCTGGACGCTCGCCTGCGGCAGCGCACGGCTGACGGCCGATCTCATCGACGGCAAGAAGCCGGCGTGCCCGGCGGGGTCGTTTGATGTGAGAAGGTTCTAA
- a CDS encoding aspartate aminotransferase family protein, with protein MTHVLHRQIGKDYPVAVRGEGVHIYDSTGKQYIDASGGAAVSCLGHGHRDVIDAMKAQLDKIEFAHTSFFTTPALEELADELAANAPAGIDHVFFVSGGSEAIEAAIKMARQVAVERGEPQRRHLISRRQSYHGITFGALSVGGRPSAKRDFSPLLIETHQVSPVYEYRDRLATETPEAYGERLAQELEAKIDELGGSNVLAFIAETVVGATLGAVPPVPGYFKRVRQICDRHGILLILDEVMCGMGRTGTLHACEQDGVAPDLMAIAKGLGGGFMPIGALMLSGKIFNTIAKGSGAFQHSHTYTGHPLACAAALAVQRVIRRDNLLANVKTQGARLSRRLQERFGNHPFVGDVRGRGLFQGIEIVADRGTKEPFDPARKLHARIKQEAMARGLMVYPMGGTKDGKSGDHVLMAPPFISDNDTIDQIVERLGEAVDAAIGS; from the coding sequence ATGACTCACGTACTACATCGCCAGATTGGCAAGGATTACCCGGTCGCCGTGCGCGGCGAAGGCGTTCACATCTACGATTCGACCGGCAAGCAATATATCGACGCTTCCGGCGGCGCCGCGGTGTCCTGCCTCGGCCACGGTCATCGCGACGTGATCGATGCCATGAAGGCGCAGCTCGACAAGATCGAGTTCGCGCATACGAGTTTCTTCACCACCCCGGCGCTCGAGGAGCTGGCAGACGAACTCGCTGCCAACGCGCCGGCCGGCATCGATCATGTCTTTTTCGTCAGCGGGGGCTCGGAAGCCATCGAGGCCGCCATCAAAATGGCGCGGCAGGTCGCGGTCGAACGCGGCGAGCCACAGCGCCGTCATCTCATTTCGCGGCGGCAGAGCTATCACGGCATCACCTTCGGCGCGCTGTCGGTCGGCGGCCGTCCCTCGGCCAAACGCGATTTTTCGCCGCTTCTGATCGAAACGCATCAGGTCTCGCCAGTATACGAGTATCGCGACCGGCTGGCGACCGAAACGCCGGAAGCCTATGGCGAGCGGCTGGCGCAAGAACTCGAAGCGAAGATCGACGAGCTGGGCGGCAGCAATGTGCTCGCCTTCATTGCCGAGACCGTGGTCGGCGCCACGCTCGGCGCAGTGCCGCCGGTGCCGGGCTATTTCAAGCGCGTGCGCCAGATTTGCGACAGGCACGGCATCCTGCTCATCCTCGACGAGGTGATGTGCGGCATGGGCCGCACCGGCACCTTGCATGCCTGCGAGCAGGATGGCGTCGCGCCGGACCTGATGGCGATCGCCAAGGGCCTCGGCGGCGGCTTCATGCCGATCGGCGCGCTGATGCTGAGCGGCAAGATTTTCAATACGATTGCCAAGGGCTCGGGCGCCTTCCAGCATAGCCATACATATACAGGCCATCCTCTGGCCTGCGCGGCGGCGCTCGCGGTGCAGCGCGTCATCCGCCGCGACAATCTTCTCGCCAACGTCAAGACCCAGGGCGCGCGGCTGTCGCGCCGGTTGCAGGAGCGCTTCGGCAATCATCCTTTCGTCGGGGATGTGCGTGGGCGCGGATTGTTTCAAGGCATCGAGATCGTCGCCGATCGCGGCACCAAGGAACCTTTCGATCCGGCGCGCAAGCTGCACGCGCGGATCAAGCAGGAAGCCATGGCGCGCGGCCTGATGGTTTACCCGATGGGCGGAACCAAGGATGGCAAAAGCGGCGATCACGTGCTGATGGCCCCGCCATTCATCAGCGACAATGATACGATCGATCAAATCGTCGAAAGATTGGGCGAGGCGGTCGACGCGGCCATCGGTTCATAG
- a CDS encoding sulfurtransferase TusA family protein, which produces MAEKIMNLRGLKCPLPTLRVKKMLSTLRSGDVVIAECTDPMAAIDIPNLVRQTGDTLEARDTGKEQGRDLLTFRIRKK; this is translated from the coding sequence TTGGCTGAAAAGATTATGAACCTGCGTGGCCTGAAATGCCCGCTGCCCACGCTGCGCGTGAAAAAGATGCTGTCGACGCTACGGTCCGGCGATGTCGTGATCGCCGAATGCACCGATCCGATGGCCGCTATCGATATCCCCAATCTGGTGCGCCAGACCGGCGATACACTGGAAGCCCGCGACACCGGCAAGGAACAAGGCCGGGACTTGCTGACTTTCCGGATCCGCAAGAAATAG
- a CDS encoding LysR family transcriptional regulator — protein MDFRWLQDFLSLAEVSNFTEAAATRHSSQPAFSRRIQQLESWLGVELIDRSCYPTKLTPAGERFRRTAADIIQQMVDARAGINDDPEVGQEIVTFALPHSLAISRFPAWWSEWQGITGASGCRLLASNVHDAVTAHVAGLADVLLVFHHAQQPIFLDPDHYDRVAIASEWFRPYVAAKNGQPAYKLPGTAKAPFPLLNYSTSTFMGRMADLIMQSAPAPVHSYKAFESDLASALHNMIVAGHGIGWLPESAAAEAVAEGKIKAAGDNRWSAPFTIYAFCDRARAGPAVQRLMAHLRRSPIALFADKPAALASGNR, from the coding sequence ATGGATTTTCGTTGGCTGCAGGACTTCTTAAGTCTGGCGGAGGTGAGCAACTTCACTGAAGCCGCGGCGACGCGTCACTCCTCGCAACCGGCTTTCAGCCGCCGCATCCAGCAACTCGAGTCCTGGCTCGGCGTCGAACTGATCGACCGCTCCTGCTATCCAACCAAACTGACCCCGGCCGGCGAACGCTTCCGCCGCACCGCCGCCGACATCATTCAGCAAATGGTCGATGCGCGCGCCGGCATCAACGACGACCCTGAAGTCGGTCAGGAGATCGTCACTTTCGCCCTGCCGCACTCGCTCGCCATTTCGCGCTTCCCGGCATGGTGGAGCGAATGGCAGGGCATCACCGGCGCGTCCGGATGCCGCCTGCTCGCCAGCAATGTGCATGACGCCGTGACGGCGCATGTGGCCGGCCTCGCCGACGTGCTGCTCGTCTTCCACCACGCCCAGCAGCCGATCTTCCTCGACCCGGATCATTACGACCGCGTCGCCATCGCCAGCGAATGGTTCCGCCCTTACGTCGCGGCGAAGAACGGCCAGCCGGCGTACAAACTGCCGGGAACGGCGAAGGCACCCTTCCCGCTGCTCAATTATTCGACCAGCACCTTCATGGGCCGCATGGCCGACCTCATCATGCAGTCGGCGCCCGCGCCGGTTCATTCCTACAAGGCATTCGAGTCCGATCTCGCCAGCGCCCTTCACAACATGATCGTCGCCGGCCATGGCATCGGCTGGCTGCCGGAATCGGCGGCCGCCGAAGCGGTGGCCGAAGGCAAGATCAAGGCGGCCGGCGACAATCGCTGGTCGGCGCCTTTCACCATCTATGCGTTTTGCGATCGTGCGCGCGCAGGCCCTGCCGTGCAGCGCCTGATGGCGCATCTGCGCCGATCGCCCATCGCTCTCTTCGCCGACAAGCCCGCGGCACTCGCTTCAGGAAACCGTTGA
- a CDS encoding TAXI family TRAP transporter solute-binding subunit, whose product MNKMTLTGGVAAAGLIAVLTGSPALAQQKFVTVGTGGVTGVYYAVGGAVCRLMNKDRATTGIRCSVESTGGSVFNVNAIKSGELEFGLSQSDVQYNASKGEGAFKDKADADLRAVFSVHPEPFTVLARKEAGVTKFEDFKGKRFNVGNPGSGTRASMEQLLGKLGWKLSDFSLAAELKADEQGTALCDNKIDGFYYGVGHPSAAIQDPTTACGAKLISLTGPAVDALVKEYPYYAKATIPGGMYANNPNPTETYGVLATVVTSAKVPEATVYAMTKAVFENFEEFKKLHPAFAHLDPKKMVKDGLSAPLHPGAAKYYKEKGWM is encoded by the coding sequence ATGAACAAGATGACATTGACCGGCGGCGTTGCCGCGGCTGGCCTGATCGCGGTGCTCACCGGCTCGCCGGCGCTCGCGCAGCAGAAATTCGTCACCGTCGGCACCGGCGGCGTCACCGGCGTTTATTACGCGGTCGGCGGCGCGGTGTGCCGTCTCATGAACAAGGATCGCGCCACCACCGGTATCCGCTGCTCGGTGGAATCGACCGGCGGGTCGGTGTTCAACGTCAACGCGATCAAGTCGGGCGAACTCGAGTTCGGCCTGTCGCAATCGGACGTGCAGTACAACGCCTCCAAGGGCGAAGGCGCGTTCAAGGACAAGGCTGACGCCGACCTGCGCGCCGTGTTCTCGGTGCATCCGGAACCGTTCACCGTGCTGGCGCGCAAGGAAGCGGGCGTCACGAAGTTCGAGGACTTCAAGGGCAAGCGCTTCAATGTCGGCAATCCGGGCTCGGGCACCCGCGCCTCGATGGAACAGCTTCTCGGCAAACTCGGCTGGAAGCTCTCGGACTTCTCGCTGGCCGCGGAGCTGAAAGCCGACGAGCAAGGCACTGCGCTCTGCGACAACAAGATCGACGGCTTCTACTACGGCGTCGGCCATCCGTCGGCCGCGATCCAGGATCCGACCACGGCTTGCGGCGCCAAGCTGATCTCGCTGACCGGTCCGGCGGTGGACGCGCTGGTCAAGGAGTATCCCTACTACGCCAAGGCGACCATTCCGGGCGGCATGTATGCCAACAACCCGAACCCGACCGAGACCTACGGCGTGCTCGCGACCGTCGTCACGTCGGCCAAGGTTCCGGAAGCGACCGTCTATGCGATGACCAAGGCGGTGTTCGAGAACTTTGAAGAGTTCAAGAAGCTGCACCCGGCCTTCGCTCATCTCGATCCGAAGAAGATGGTCAAGGACGGCCTGTCGGCGCCGCTGCATCCGGGCGCCGCGAAGTACTACAAGGAAAAGGGCTGGATGTAA